One Stratiformator vulcanicus genomic window, CAGATTGCGGCTCGAAACTAGAGACTCTCCGGATAAGAGGCACAACCATGCGCGTGATCACCTGTCGGACCCAAGAGCAATTGGTCATCGACGAGGATATTCGGATCACGGTCTTGGAAATTGATGAAGAGGGAGTCCATATCGGGGTCACTCAGCCCGGCAATGAACCAGAGTATTTTGAATACGTTCTTCAGCCGCAATTTGAATCGGATTTCGGATCTGACATTGAACCGGCCTTCGCGATAAGCCGCTAGTCGGAGACTGCCGACAACGCCGCCCGTTAAGTCCGAGCGGCGATGGCAACGGAACGATCGATTTCGGCAAGCCAGTTCGAAGATCCGTGACGCCTGTCCTAGTGCATTGGCATTGTCGAAGGTTCGGCAACGTCCCTTTGAGGCAGTGGCTCTAGGGCGTTGAGCGATGCGTCGCCTGTTGCGGGTTGGCGTTTTCGAGCGGGTTGTTCACAATGGCGCCAACGGTGGAAACCATTCACCGCAGCACTCGCTTCTCGCCGAGACAAGAATCGTCTGACATGCCCGCGGCTTCACACGTGACCGAAAACCTGTCTGAAATGCCCGTTCCGGCAGGCGGTGATTCGACGGTTGCGATGCCGGATCGGGCATCGCTACCCCGGCATGTCGCTGTGATCATGGACGGCAACGGACGCTGGGCGAAGTCGCGGGGGCTGCCGCGAACGGAGGGGCATCGCAAAGGGGCAGAGGTCGCCCGCAAGGTGATCGACCAATGTGCGAAGGCCGGGCTCGACCAACTAACGCTGTTCTGCCTCAGCAGCGAGAACTGGAAACGTCCCGCGGAGGAACTGAGCCTGCTGATGGATT contains:
- a CDS encoding carbon storage regulator, encoding MIAVNVALLVDVSDCGSKLETLRIRGTTMRVITCRTQEQLVIDEDIRITVLEIDEEGVHIGVTQPGNEPEYFEYVLQPQFESDFGSDIEPAFAISR